Proteins from a genomic interval of Nitrospiria bacterium:
- a CDS encoding RodZ domain-containing protein, protein MESIGEYLRRIREEHGLSVGEVARLTRISPDHIQALEENRLEKFPGEVFARGFVRAYGRCLGLDDEDTMGRFSQSAQAFFQQRDETQRHSEQTQELQNSRRKLQGRVAQMAVVVVLGLAILTVYSMNARRSTDKEEGSGSRAPSSPVPETPSPSEPPPDLTEPAVNKPALNEAVSKPAGVPIPPESSPAGAPKAPVIPKLLSSPSSPGTIGKPPVEKMPLAVNPPGAPPAPQAPSAPAARPVPPATSPPVVSSAPAGDLVLVVEAVESSWVSARIDGGDTKEVFLQPGQKVIWRASDYFLVSFGNAGGVKIQFNGKDLPPFGPKGAVVKDVKIGRE, encoded by the coding sequence ATGGAATCCATCGGGGAATACCTGCGAAGAATACGCGAGGAACACGGGCTTTCGGTCGGGGAGGTGGCCCGGTTGACCCGGATCAGCCCGGACCATATCCAGGCGCTGGAGGAGAACCGCCTGGAGAAATTTCCGGGCGAAGTTTTCGCCCGGGGCTTCGTCCGGGCCTATGGTCGCTGTCTGGGCCTGGACGACGAGGACACGATGGGCCGGTTTTCCCAGTCGGCACAGGCCTTCTTTCAACAGCGGGACGAGACCCAGCGGCACTCCGAACAAACGCAGGAGCTCCAGAACAGCCGGAGAAAGCTTCAGGGCCGCGTCGCCCAGATGGCGGTCGTGGTCGTGCTGGGCCTGGCGATCCTGACGGTCTACAGCATGAACGCCCGGCGTTCGACCGATAAGGAGGAAGGGTCCGGTTCCCGTGCGCCGTCCTCGCCCGTCCCGGAGACGCCGAGCCCGTCGGAACCGCCTCCGGATCTGACCGAGCCGGCCGTCAACAAACCCGCACTCAATGAGGCCGTGTCGAAGCCGGCCGGCGTTCCGATCCCCCCCGAATCTTCACCGGCCGGGGCGCCCAAGGCCCCCGTGATTCCCAAACTGCTTTCGTCTCCAAGCTCCCCCGGGACGATCGGAAAGCCTCCGGTTGAAAAAATGCCCTTGGCCGTAAACCCGCCCGGGGCGCCTCCCGCGCCGCAAGCGCCCTCCGCTCCGGCCGCGCGCCCCGTTCCTCCCGCGACTTCCCCGCCGGTCGTATCCTCCGCCCCGGCGGGAGACCTCGTCCTGGTGGTCGAGGCCGTGGAGTCGAGCTGGGTTTCGGCACGGATCGACGGCGGCGATACCAAGGAAGTCTTCCTTCAGCCCGGCCAGAAGGTCATCTGGAGGGCGTCGGATTATTTCCTGGTCAGCTTCGGGAACGCGGGCGGGGTGAAGATCCAGTTCAACGGAAAAGACCTCCCGCCCTTCGGCCCGAAAGGCGCCGTCGTCAAGGACGTCAAGATCGGCCGCGAGTGA